The following proteins are encoded in a genomic region of Gossypium hirsutum isolate 1008001.06 chromosome D05, Gossypium_hirsutum_v2.1, whole genome shotgun sequence:
- the LOC107903581 gene encoding probable disease resistance protein At1g61300: MEYVEPVVGIANCLGTPVCKYLQYHRKLNDYVRNFKRIRDELNCKMEDIELQLKAELLRPLGKIPKQGVENWLKAVKEMIREAQVVENKVSNGRYLCRACNGKLVDEKTREMKEFLDKAPNASEALAMDGPSAGLPLPTSELVGEEAVRNEIWACLMQEELSRIGVWGMGGVGKTTIMKHIHNDLLKEQRFERVIWVTISKEFNVMKVQDDIADALKLKEDWPREGDKLRRAAILSEILKNAGKHVLILDDVWHKVSLEEVGIPEPSGSNGCKLVLTTRSEHVCKYMGCKVIKVKPLSEEEALILFLNKVGPNIVQSPTIMPILKLVVKECAGLPLTIVVVAGTMKGEDTPLIWKNALGELKERIGKVEGVEAEVIERLKFSFDHLKDEKVKYSFLHCALYPEDFGIEKDELIECWIEEGFIDDMGTRQEMKDKGHVILKKLEENCLLENNTNVRVQPCIKMHDAVRDMALSITRMNPRYMIQSGLQLKELPEKEQWSPNIEKVSLMYNSISEISIDVLPPKCQLLTTLLLQENPIKKISNSFFTNMPCLSVLNLSFTKIESLPNSISELKNLTTLLLRGCSELRDLPCLSMLQELKKLDISRTRIGKVPEGMDMLIKLRHLDLSVCNLKEIPAGLLPKLVHLQHLSFDVYNEKTSLKAKEMEPLKKLECFTGRFEDISEFNKFISSMQQSKKNLIKYYLQVGSYFVGATRDKKVTIGGVQNWEDELIMHPIKIQELNILNCDYSINLVDDNSSFKNAIDLRVCRIYNCKGIECVVSLSSFASSSAHPFQSLKVLHLRSLPKLSALIMKDAGIGSATTSTLAPSTTFSHLKEIDVRGCSSMKTLLPHWLLPNLQNLEKIYVRACSQLVEILGAETSEVEEKGSDALIKFHLPKLIVLELSELPNLKSICSKSGVMVCDSLQFMKVDGDCDKLRRIPPFVPLVGNGQPYAYAPPSLTIFSSTEWWESLEWDDHPNYKNVLRFNPTLRIRDKSGNVVEEKDERVGGKEVGGEDSAKERRKGMMEGMIEAKVNHKLREVGGWGAQFHCFKLFSSTSIVSCYSYFQFTWTINLKFLTLLVL, from the exons ATGGAGTACGTAGAGCCTGTTGTCGGCATTGCAAATTGTCTCGGAACTCCTGTTTGTAAATATTTGCAATATCACAGAAAGCTGAACGATTATGTGAGAAACTTCAAGAGGATCAGAGATGAATTGAATTGCAAAATGGAAGATATAGAGCTGCAATTGAAAGCAGAGCTTCTTCGTCCTCTGGGGAAGATACCCAAGCAGGGAGTTGAAAATTGGTTGAAAGCTGTGAAAGAGATGATTAGGGAAGCACAAGTTGTTGAAAACAAAGTCAGTAACGGGAGATATCTCTGTCGTGCTTGCAACGGGAAGCTGGTTGATGAAAAGACTCGAgaaatgaaggaatttcttgataaagCTCCTAATGCCTCTGAAGCTCTTGCCATGGATGGTCCAAGTGCGGGGTTGCCACTGCCAACATCAGAACTAGTTGGAGAGGAAGCTGTCAGAAATGAGATTTGGGCATGTTTGATGCAGGAGGAGCTGAGCAGGATTGGGGTTTGGGGGATGGGCGGTGTGGGTAAAACCACTATTATGAAGCACATCCACAATGATCTTTTGAAAGAACAAAGATTCGAAAGGGTAATCTGGGTTACCATTTCAAAGGAGTTCAATGTAATGAAGGTACAAGATGATATTGCAGATGCTTTGAAGTTGAAGGAAGATTGGCCCAGAGAAGGAGACAAGCTCAGACGAGCAGCAATCTTGTCAGAAATACTGAAGAACGCAGGAAAGCATGTTCTAATCCTAGATGATGTGTGGCATAAAGTCTCTCTAGAGGAAGTTGGGATCCCTGAGCCTAGTGGCAGCAATGGCTGCAAGTTGGTGTTGACAACCCGTTCGGAGCATGTCTGTAAGTATATGGGTTGTAAGGTGATAAAAGTGAAGCCCCTTTCAGAAGAAGAGGCATTGATACTATTCTTGAATAAAGTTGGACCTAACATAGTTCAAAGTCCAACTATAATGCCTATTTTGAAGCTTGTTGTCAAGGAATGTGCGGGTCTACCTCTTACAATTGTCGTGGTAGCTGGTACCATGAAAGGAGAAGATACCCCTCTTATTTGGAAAAATGCACTCGGGGAATTAAAAGAGAGAATAGGAAAAGTTGAAGGAGTGGAAGCTGAGGTAATCGAGCGCTTGAAATTTAGCTTCGATCACTTAAAGGACGAGAAAGTGAAATATTCTTTCTTACATTGTGCATTATATCCCGAAGATTTTGGAATTGAAAAGGATGAACTAATTGAGTGCTGGATTGAGGAGGGATTCATAGATGATATGGGTACAAGACAAGAAATGAAAGACAAGGGCCATGTTATTTTGAAGAAGTTAGAAGAGAATTGCTTGTTGGAAAATAATACCAATGTACGTGTTCAACCTTGCATAAAGATGCATGATGCAGTGAGAGACATGGCATTGTCGATCACAAGAATGAATCCTCGATATATGATACAATCAGGTTTGCAATTAAAAGAGTTACCAGAAAAGGAGCAATGGAGTCCGAATATTGAGAAAGTGTCTCTTATGTATAACTCCATATCAGAAATTTCCATAGATGTGCTGCCCCCAAAATGTCAACTGCTCACAACCTTGTTATTGCAGGAGAACCCTATAAAGAagatctcaaattctttcttcaCAAACATGCCTTGTCTTAGTGTTCTCAATTTGTCTTTTACAAAGATTGAGAGTTTACCAAATTCCATCTCTGAACTAAAGAACCTCACAACATTGTTGCTTCGTGGTTGTTCTGAATTAAGAGATCTACCATGTCTTTCGATGCTTCAAGAATTGAAGAAGTTGGATATAAGTCGTACAAGAATTGGGAAAGTACCTGAAGGCATGGATATGCTGATAAAGCTAAGACATCTTGATCTTAGTGTGTGCAATCTGAAAGAGATACCCGCTGGACTTTTACCAAAACTCGTTCACCTTCAGCACTTGAGTTTTGATGTGTACAATGAAAAAACAAGTCTAAAAGCAAAGGAGATGGAACCATTGAAGAAGTTGGAGTGCTTTACGGGACGTTTCGAAGACATCAGTGAATTCAATAAGTTCATCTCCTCAATGCAACAAAGTAAGAAAAATCTCATCAAGTACTATTTACAGGTGGGCTCATATTTTGTGGGTGCTACAAGAGATAAAAAAGTAACAATTGGAGGAGTCCAAAATTGGGAAGATGAGTTAATTATGCACCCAATTAAAATTCAAGAGTTGAATATTTTAAATTGCGACTATTCGATAAACTTAGTCGATGATAATTCTTCCTTCAAAAATGCGATTGACTTGAGGGTTTGTAGGATTTATAATTGTAAAGGGATAGAGTGTGTTGTTTCCCTGTCCTCTTTTGCCTCTTCTTCCGCTCATCCATTTCAGAGCCTCAAGGTGTTGCATCTTCGATCTCTGCCAAAGTTGAGTGCCCTTATTATGAAAGATGCAGGAATTGGTTCAGCAACAACGTCAACGTTGGCTCCGTCTACCACCTTTTCCCATCTTAAGGAAATTGATGTACGGGGATGCTCAAGTATGAAGACGTTGCTTCCACATTGGTTGCTTCCAAACCTCCAAAACCTGGAAAAAATATATGTGCGTGCTTGTAGTCAGCTAGTAGAAATATTGGGAGCAGAAACATCAGAAGttgaagaaaaagggagtgatgCATTAATCAAATTCCATCTTCCCAAATTGATAGTGTTGGAATTGAGCGAATTACCAAATTTGAAGAGCATATGCAGCAAAAGTGGAGTGATGGTTTGTGATTCTCTCCAATTTATGAAAGTTGATGGAGATTGTGATAAACTGAGGAGAATTCCTCCTTTTGTTCCCCTTGTTGGCAATGGGCAGCCATATGCATATGCTCCACCTTCTCTTACCATCTTCTCAAGCACAGAATGGTGGGAATCGTTGGAGTGGGATGACCATCCAAACTATAAAAATGTTCTTCGCTTCAACCCTACATTGAGGATAAGAG aTAAATCTGGTAATGTTGTTGAAGAGAAAGATGAAAGGGTTGGTGGGAAAGAAGTAGGGGGGGAGGATAGTGCAAAAGAGAGGAGAAAAGGAATGATGGAAGGAATGATAGAGGCAAAG GTAAATCACAAGCTTAGAGAAGTCGGTGGATGGGGAGCTCAGTTTCATTGTTTTAAACTGTTTAGTAGTACTAGTATTGTTAGTTGttattcatattttcaatttacttgGACGATAAACCTCAAATTTCTTACCTTGTTAGTTCTTTAA
- the LOC107903583 gene encoding uncharacterized protein, with product MIPTIVGSLILVKKSRKMVEVFSPSLMKLWKEWELRAMVLTSLLVQILLILFGKRRKCTSKRRIRAAVWCSYLLADSLASIALGILTNDLGEIYDKGGALDLSTELKATWAPFLLLHLGGPDAITAYSLEDNQLWLRHLFGLIVQTIVTIYILFMAWTGSLLSKLTIPMIVAGSIKYAERTWTLWRASPGELRDSMLTSPDPGPNYPKLMDEYSLRKFEGFLVTIEEVKEDEQEMDITAPEKRSTDQDKIIKATVMFQIFKRLFADLILSFKDKEKSQNLFKDMSPEDAFDVVAIELGFMYDLLYTKAMVNYTRSGLVCRFTTVLLTCLVLGMFSTDNLNKYEEADVCITFLLLVVAILLEMYAAFLLLCSDQTSHWLVKNNRTFIIRATRCLTSLYDQKRWSGRISQYSLLSHFLEERPGFKILEKVQQMWPPRSSVKFEGSLRDTLFSHVKAKFEAQKGKKGTNLRDFCRQRGESILQKHEDKLPAKLEWSIDVEFDQSILIWHIATEICYNSGLQSDTENGQCREASLLISKYLIYLLVFYPLMLPSGIGLIRFRDTEAEARRFFKERQESSSAKRVNKITKYCKKLLQAWRFFKGRLLSSSAYQLMSVKDACSMLLHVKTDVDPSKVKGDKSKSVLFDACKLASTLEGISDKKVKWEMIKEIWLEMLTYAASHCGGTQHANQLRRGGELLTHVWLLMAHFGITEQLQISKGHARALLSAN from the exons ATGATTCCCACAA TAGTTGGTAGCTTAATTTTGGTGAAGAAAAGCCGAAAGATGGTGGAGGTCTTTTCTCCCTCATTAATGAAGTTGTGGAAGGAATGGGAGCTCCGAGCAATGGTTTTAACCAGCCTTCTGGTCCAAATTTTGCTCATTTTATTTGGCAAGCGCAGAAAATGCACTTCAAAAAGAAGGATTAGAGCTGCTGTTTGGTGTTCCTATTTGCTGGCTGATTCTCTAGCATCTATCGCCCTCGGCATACTAACAAATGACCTGGGTGAAATATATGATAAGGGAGGAGCTCTTGACTTGAGCACTGAGCTTAAAGCAACGTGGGCACCCTTTCTCCTACTGCACTTGGGTGGCCCAGATGCCATTACAGCTTACTCCCTGGAAGACAATCAGCTATGGTTAAGGCACCTTTTTGGACTAATTGTGCAGACAATTGTGACAATATACATCTTATTCATGGCATGGACAGGTTCCCTTCTCTCCAAGCTAACCATTCCAATGATTGTGGCTGGATCAATTAAGTATGCTGAGAGGACATGGACTCTATGGAGAGCAAGCCCGGGCGAATTACGAGACTCGATGCTAACTTCTCCAGATCCTGGTCCTAATTACCCCAAGTTGATGGATGAATACAGTCTGAGGAAATTTGAGGGGTTCTTGGTGACTATTGAAGAGGTGAAGGAAGATGAGCAAGAAATGGATATTACAGCCCCTGAAAAAAGGAGCACTGACCAAGACAAAATCATTAAAGCCACTGTGATGTTTCAGATATTCAAGCGTCTGTTTGCAGATCTCATCCTAAGCTTTAAAGACAAGGAGAAAAGCCAAAATTTATTCAAGGACATGAGTCCGGAGGATGCTTTCGATGTGGTGGCCATTGAACTAGGATTCATGTATGATTTACTATACACCAAAGCTATGGTAAATTATACTCGTTCCGGTTTGGTTTGCCGCTTTACTACTGTCCTTCTCACCTGTCTTGTGTTGGGGATGTTCTCTACTGATAACCTGAACAAGTATGAAGAGGCTGATGTATGCATCACTTTTCTTTTGCTTGTTGTAGCTATTCTTCTGGAGATGTATGCAGCATTTTTATTACTTTGCTCAGACCAGACGAGCCATTGGTTGGTTAAGAATAACAGAACTTTCATTATTAGAGCCACTAGATGTTTGACTTCCCTGTATGATCAAAAGAGGTGGTCTGGTCGCATATCACAGTACAGCCTACTCAGCCATTTCCTGGAAGAAAGACCTGGGTTTAAAATACTTGAAAAGGTGCAGCAAATGTGGCCGCCTAGAAGTAGTGTAAAATTCGAGGGATCCTTGAGAGACACCCTCTTTAGCCATGTCAAAGCGAAATTTGAAGcgcaaaagggaaaaaaaggtaCTAATCTTAGAGACTTCTGCCGCCAAAGGGGAGAGAGCATACTTCAAAAACATGAGGATAAATTGCCAGCTAAGCTTGAGTGGAGTATTGATGTTGAGTTCGACCAGAGTATTCTTATCTGGCACATTGCTACAGAGATTTGTTACAACTCAGGTCTTCAAAGTGATACTGAAAATGGACAATGTCGGGAAGCAAGCCTGTTAATCTCAAAGTACCTGATATACCTCCTTGTCTTTTATCCTCTTATGTTGCCATCAGGAATAGGGCTTATAAGGTTTCGAGACACTGAAGCCGAGGCCAGGAGGTTTTTCAAGGAAAGACAGGAATCTTCTAGTGCTAAGCGAGTGAATAAAATAACCAAGTATTGCAAAAAGTTGCTTCAAGCTTGGAGGTTCTTTAAAGGACGGCTGCTCTCTTCAAGTGCATACCAATTAATGAGTGTGAAGGATGCTTGCAGTATGTTGCTTCATGTGAAGACCGATGTAGACCCGAGCAAAGTAAAAGGGGATAAAAGCAAATCTGTGTTGTTTGACGCTTGCAAGCTGGCATCAACACTTGAAGGCATATCAGACAAAAAGGTAAAATGGGAGATGATTAAAGAAATTTGGTTAGAGATGCTAACTTATGCTGCAAGTCATTGTGGGGGAACTCAGCATGCTAATCAACTGAGAAGGGGTGGAGAGCTTCTAACCCATGTTTGGCTTCTTATGGCTCATTTTGGCATAACAGAGCAGCTACAGATATCTAAAGGACATGCAAGAGCTCTGCTGAGTGCAAATTAG